The following coding sequences are from one Ornithodoros turicata isolate Travis chromosome 1, ASM3712646v1, whole genome shotgun sequence window:
- the LOC135370681 gene encoding THAP domain-containing protein 6-like produces MPTCSVQRCRSRSLRKEPGVSFHSFPKNPQLRAKWIEALGKDVNWVPPEWSRVCSKHFHPDDFVQTQSLVRLRPCAVPRFFPQHEHAGTTSGAEATVEGTMDIHTEDSTLSHISQVPPVEEVASTSFATPLQTQGRAIETSFELL; encoded by the exons ATGCCGACCTGCAGCGTGCAACGCTGCAGATCGCGCTCTCTTCGCAAAGAGCCTGGAGTTTCATTCCATTC GTTTCCAAAAAACCCACAGCTAAGAGCAAAATGGATCGAGGCCTTGGGGAAAGACGTGAACTGGGTGCCGCCAGAGTGGAGCCGAGTTTGCTCGAAGCACTTTCACCCAGACGACTTCGTCCAAACGCAGTCTCTCGTCCGACTTCGTCCATGTGCAGTTCCCAGATTTTTCCCACAACATGAG CATGCTGGAACCACAAGTGGGGCTGAGGCTACAGTGGAAGGCACAATG GACATCCATACTGAAGACAGCACCCTGTCACACATTTCACAAGTGCCCCCTGTAGAAGAG GTTGCTTCTACATCATTCGCAACACCACTGCAAACACAGGGGCGAGCCATAGAG ACTAGCTTTGAGCTGCTGTAG